In Verrucomicrobiota bacterium, the genomic window GCTTGGGACCCAGCAGGCGTATTACGCGGCCATGCAACGCCCGTGGTGGCAGCGCAGCACGGAGCGGCTTGGCGAAGTCACACGGCTGATCGATCTGAACAAGGAAGCGACCGAGAAGCCTGGGCCGGGCGTCTCCCCGGCCGTGAGCACACCACTGACTTCGTCGTGACCAGGCCGACAGCTCCGCAGACGACGTGGAACATCGTGAGCGAGCCCGGCACGGGCGCCTTGCGCCGCCGCATGGGTCACAGTAGAAAGTTGTTGACATTTTGTGCCGAGGACTGATAGCTACACGACCGGTGTAATGTCGCTTTACTGCCGCACCTACGGCCGCTCGACACCGTGGTCAGAAGGGAGGGATGAACACAGGAAAGACCGCGAGGACGGAGCCGGGGTGACTTCATACGCTGAAGGGAAGATAGTCCATCGTTCTTGTCGCAAGACGTCCGCCCCGTCGAGGGGTAGGCGAAGGCTCGCCCGCCCGGGTGGCGCGGGCGAAAGCTCACGACGTGAGCGGCTCACAGAATGAGCCTGGAAGAAGGGAGAATACGGCCCTACACGAGACGATCATGATCGACGTAGGGAACTGCCTTCTCGACGAGAACGGAAACGATATGTTGTTTCGGCGGGCCGTGGCGCGCCACAAGCGCAACGCCCGCCACCAGGAGGGATAGATGAGACTGCTTGTGGTCGTTTGCGCGGCTGCGGTGCTGATCGGGGTGTATACTGATGCCTTTGCGCAGGACGCGGGTGTGATCCCGGGCGTCAGCAACCTGTTCGTCGGCGCCGAGCTGCGGACCCGGGCCTTCTGGACCGAGAACCTGACGGATCTGGGCAACGACGGCGCGATCGATGCCGAGACCGGCGAGCTGGTCGATGATGACTTCGGATACATCGAGCAGCGCGTCCGGCTTACCACTGAAGCCGAGCTCACCGACGGCGGCGTGTGGGTCAAGCTCACCCTTGAGGGGCTCGGTAACTGGGGCGAGGAGAATGACGGCTGGGAGACCGGCGTCGTGGAAGCCAAGGTGAGCTTCCACAACATCGGCGACAGCGCCTGGTCCGCCATTGCCGGCCGCCAGTATCTGCACTTCGGTCGCGGCCTCCTCATCAGCGCCAACGAGCTCGAGATCGAGCACGACGCGATCCTTGTGACCGGCGAGTACTTGCCCTGGAAGATCGCTCTCGCGGGGATCAAGACCGTCGAAGGTGGCGCTGACGATCTGAATGTCTACCTCGTTGATGTCAACTGGGCGCCGGCCGAGTCAGTGTTCTCGGGCGGCGGCTACGTTATCCTGCTCGACGACAGTCGGGACGCCTCCGACCGCGAGCCGATCGTGATCGGCGTGCGCGGCGGGTACGACCCGAGCAACGGGCTGGCTGTGTGGGGCGAGTTCGCCTATCAGATTGGCGACAACGCCGAACTCGACAAGCAGGCCTGGGTCCTCGACATGGGGGCCACCTACTTGATCGACACGACGTGGAACCCTACCGTGCGCGTCAACTACCTGTACGCCACCGGCGATGAGAACGCCGACGACGGCGATGATGACGCCTTCGACCCGTTGTTCAACTACACCCGCTACGGAGAGGCGTACTCGCCCGAACTGAGCAACATCCAGATCATCAACGCCGGTGTAGCCATCCAGCCGAGCGACCGCACCACGGTCTACCTCGACTGGTACCACTACACCCAGAACGAGGCGGCCGCTATGTCGATGGCCAACCCCCGGATCGTCGATCTCGGGGTGACGGCGCTCACAACAGGAGTCGACGACGAGCTCGGCCAGGAGCTGGACCTCGGCGTCACGCACAACTACACAGATAAGGTGACTGCTTCGATGATCGTTGCGCTGTTCTTCCCGGGGGACGCCTACGGCGCCGACGCCGATGATGCCCTCGAGATTAAGGGCACGATCCTCGTCAGCTTCTGACGCGCCGCACCGGCGCACCCTTCAGGGTGTGTTGGCCCGGGAGAGTAAACAACGCGGCCCCCTCGACCTGAGGGGGCCGCGTTTCGTTTCCCTCTCTTGCGCAGCGCCTTGCGTCTTTCGCCTTCTGCTGTACGTTGATGAACAACAACTGTACATGACTGCGCTTCTCTGTCGATGGCTGGCAATCAATGTATTTTCTTGTATTTTCCTGCTTGACATTTGCCCTGCCATAGCGTACATTGTGCGATGTCAGTTGACGAGTGGATGCGTCTGCGTCCCCCGATCGAGGGTGCATGTACGATCCTGACGAAATTCTGACGATCAAACAGGTCGCCGACTACCTGAAGGTCAACGAGCGAGCGGTCTATAAGCTCGCGCAGGAAGGCGGCATTCCGACGGTGAAGATCGCCAATCAGTGGCGGTTTCGCCGCTCCATGATCGACGGATGGCTCGACCTGCAGATGAGCGGCCATCTGACGACATCCAACGGCAAGACCCCCCCAATCGCCACCGACGGCGACCTGTCTCTCGCCGACGTGCTCCGACCCAAAGCCGTCGATCTCAACCTTGCCGCCACTACGAAGGTCGATGCGCTCGACAAGGTCAGCGGGCTGCTGTCGGAGCACTACGCCGTGCGCGACCCCATCGGCTTCCGCCAGGCGGTGCACAACCGCGAGCGGCTCTGTTCGACGGCCATTGTCGAAGGCGTGGCCTTCCCGCACCCGCGCTATAACGGGAGCCGGTTCACGCGCGAGATGGCGCTCGCTGTGGGACGCTCCGAGCACGGACTCGACTTCGGGAGCATTGACGGCAAGCCGACGCACCTGATCGTGATGCTGTGCGCGCCCAGCGACGCGCTTCACCTGAGGATGATCGCAAAGCTCGGCCGGCTCATGGCCGACGCCGAGTTGCGCCGGACGCTGCTGGCGGCACCTGACGCCAAGGCGTTCATCGCGCTGATCCGCGACCGCGAGTCGCACTAAACCATATTCTGTCCCCAACGAACCGGGAGGCCTGGCGGTGGTGGGGAGAAAACAGGGCAACAGGCAATCGGAGGAGGATATGGTTCTCAAGGAGCAGGTTCGGGAGCTGTCGAGGCTTCAGAGCTTCGACAACCGGATGGACTCGATGTACAAGGACGGCCTGCCCAATAACGGCGTGGACCGGCGCGTCGGACCCAAGCAGATGGAGTTCATCCAGCAGCGCCAGAGCATGGTGCGCCAGCTCGACGGGACGCTTGTGCGCCAGTACGAGCGGATGCGTCGCTCCAGGATTAAGGCCAACGCCGTGGTCCCCGTCATCAACGGCGTGTGTCAGGGATGCTTCATGGTTGTCACGAAGTCGCTCCTGGCCCAGTTGATCAACGGCGACTCGCTCACGACCTGCGAGCACTGCGGGCGCATCCTTTACACGGATTGAGCGCCGCCCAACAGTGCCTCCTCCGAGACGGCAGACGCCGCCCGCCGCGGGCGAGCGGCGTCTGGGGTTTCCTTCCTCTCAGTCCTGTTCAGCGAGGAATCGCTTCGTCCACGGTGCCCGGCCGGGCGCCGATTCCCGGAGCCGCTCTCGCCACTTCTCGTCGGTGAGACGGTCGCGCATCGGCTGCTTGAATTCGTAATGGGAGAACACCGGTCCGGCGCCCGCGATCGCCTCGCCGCTCGCTGAACCCGGTCTGCCCGGCGTCTGCCACACGACCCACATGAGGTCGATGGGCCCTGTACCTTCCTCAAGCACGAGGCCCGAGTTCGGGTCGGTATGCACATCGGCGACGATCGTTGTGCGCTTGGTCTCGGTCTTGAGATCGCCGATCGCCCCGTCGAGCGCCGTGCCGAAGTTCTTGATGAGATCGAGATCGTCCTTGTCAAGCGCCGTGCCCTCGAGCTCCTTGATCGAGATCGCGAGCAGCCGCCGCAGCAGCCGGTCCGTGCTCCGGAACCGCCACTGCATCTCGTCCGGCATGACCCCGAGATCGGTCAGCCCCTGCTGTGTCATCGCGTTGAGCGCGATGAGCTCGGCGTAGAGCGCCGGCAGCGGCTCGACGTAGCCCTTGACTTCGGGCTCCGGCGGCGGCATCGCACTGCCGACCATGGCATACGACTGCTTGGCGTAGAGAATCGTATCATGCCGGAGCTGCGACCACGAGGCGAGCGCCGTGTGCAACGCTTTGTCCGTGTACGCCTCGGTCTGCATGAAGCTCGGGTAGCCTTCGCCAGAGGGCGCAAGCAGCGTGCGCAACGAGGCGAGCCATCCCCAGTAGAGATTCTGATGCCAGTCCGCTGGATCAAAACCGTCGAACAGCGTCCGTAACTCGGTAACGTGCGTGGCGTAGTCGGCGTAGGCCGTGTCGCCCTCGGCCTCGAGGATCGCCAGCGCGCGCGCCGAGCCGAGGATGTGCATCACGTCGAGCCCGCGCGGGAAGCCGCGGATCGGGCCGATCTGCGACATGGTGTACGTAAACGGCAACACCTCGTGTTGCTGGGACGAGGCCCGAGAGCTTTG contains:
- a CDS encoding alginate export family protein, with the protein product MRLLVVVCAAAVLIGVYTDAFAQDAGVIPGVSNLFVGAELRTRAFWTENLTDLGNDGAIDAETGELVDDDFGYIEQRVRLTTEAELTDGGVWVKLTLEGLGNWGEENDGWETGVVEAKVSFHNIGDSAWSAIAGRQYLHFGRGLLISANELEIEHDAILVTGEYLPWKIALAGIKTVEGGADDLNVYLVDVNWAPAESVFSGGGYVILLDDSRDASDREPIVIGVRGGYDPSNGLAVWGEFAYQIGDNAELDKQAWVLDMGATYLIDTTWNPTVRVNYLYATGDENADDGDDDAFDPLFNYTRYGEAYSPELSNIQIINAGVAIQPSDRTTVYLDWYHYTQNEAAAMSMANPRIVDLGVTALTTGVDDELGQELDLGVTHNYTDKVTASMIVALFFPGDAYGADADDALEIKGTILVSF
- a CDS encoding PTS sugar transporter subunit IIA codes for the protein MYDPDEILTIKQVADYLKVNERAVYKLAQEGGIPTVKIANQWRFRRSMIDGWLDLQMSGHLTTSNGKTPPIATDGDLSLADVLRPKAVDLNLAATTKVDALDKVSGLLSEHYAVRDPIGFRQAVHNRERLCSTAIVEGVAFPHPRYNGSRFTREMALAVGRSEHGLDFGSIDGKPTHLIVMLCAPSDALHLRMIAKLGRLMADAELRRTLLAAPDAKAFIALIRDRESH